A single window of Granulicella mallensis MP5ACTX8 DNA harbors:
- the ada gene encoding bifunctional DNA-binding transcriptional regulator/O6-methylguanine-DNA methyltransferase Ada, producing MATTSWTTATITGIEDMGKTNKGNGKASVPSVFAGKAWQQVLARDASADGQFVYAVKSTGVYCRPSCPSRRPERKNVSFFPNASTAEAAGFRACLRCEPQTVAPKADPQAEAIAAAADFLSEHAGQRTSLEDLAAAAGVGKFAVLRGFKRVLGVTPGEFARAQRKERFREEVRTPRNSRSPVTDAVYAAGFGSSSRVYEDADATLGMTPTAMKEGGAGETIRYAIADSPLGRVLVAATDLGLCAVLFADSDVEAAVELRERFPQAVLRRDDKELTEAVSFVLARLDENANAATLPFHVRATAFQQRVWRALTEIPRGETRTYAQIAEAVGSPKAVRAVGTACGANPLAVVVPCHRVVGADGKLTGYRWGTARKKKLLEIEKAI from the coding sequence ATGGCGACGACAAGTTGGACAACAGCGACGATAACGGGAATCGAAGACATGGGTAAGACCAACAAGGGGAACGGCAAAGCAAGCGTGCCTTCGGTGTTTGCGGGCAAGGCCTGGCAGCAGGTGCTGGCGCGGGATGCGTCGGCCGACGGGCAGTTTGTGTATGCGGTTAAATCGACGGGCGTCTATTGCCGTCCGAGCTGCCCGAGCCGCAGGCCCGAGCGCAAGAACGTCAGCTTCTTCCCCAATGCCTCTACGGCTGAAGCAGCAGGCTTTCGCGCGTGCCTGCGCTGCGAGCCGCAAACCGTTGCTCCTAAGGCCGATCCGCAGGCAGAAGCGATTGCGGCTGCCGCCGACTTTCTGAGTGAACACGCAGGCCAGCGCACGTCGCTTGAAGACCTTGCGGCTGCAGCTGGTGTTGGTAAGTTTGCGGTGCTGCGTGGATTCAAGCGGGTGCTCGGTGTAACTCCCGGTGAGTTCGCCCGGGCACAGCGTAAGGAGCGCTTCCGCGAAGAGGTACGTACGCCGCGCAACTCGCGCTCGCCGGTGACGGACGCAGTTTATGCAGCAGGATTCGGTTCGTCGAGCCGAGTGTACGAAGATGCCGATGCAACGCTGGGCATGACTCCGACGGCGATGAAGGAAGGCGGCGCGGGCGAGACGATTCGTTATGCCATCGCGGATTCGCCCCTGGGGCGAGTTCTGGTCGCTGCAACGGATCTTGGCTTGTGCGCGGTGTTGTTTGCGGACTCCGATGTAGAAGCGGCGGTCGAACTGCGCGAGCGGTTTCCGCAGGCTGTTCTGCGGCGCGATGATAAAGAACTGACCGAGGCTGTCAGCTTCGTGCTGGCTCGTCTCGACGAGAACGCCAACGCCGCAACGCTGCCGTTTCATGTGCGGGCGACGGCGTTTCAGCAGCGTGTGTGGCGTGCCTTGACCGAGATTCCTCGCGGCGAGACGCGCACCTACGCCCAGATCGCCGAGGCGGTGGGGTCTCCAAAGGCGGTGAGGGCTGTCGGCACCGCGTGTGGAGCGAATCCGCTGGCCGTGGTGGTGCCGTGCCATCGCGTGGTCGGGGCGGATGGAAAGCTCACTGGGTATCGTTGGGGGACTGCGCGGAAGAAGAAGTTGCTGGAGATCGAGAAGGCGATTTGA
- a CDS encoding transglutaminase-like domain-containing protein, which translates to MFLKSEFDIQFHLPEATPMLALLHVHPSLESGLMTGDALRVEHLEGEAPTELLVEEFLDAFGNRCSRFAAPAGRIRLSGCNTLSVDAEPDAQPVLARQSPVEDLPPEVLQFLLASRYCQVDLFGGVAQDLFGYTLPGWQRVAAIRDWVNWKVAFNYQTARSTKTAMDVFTERVGVCRDFQHLAITLTRCMNIPARYVMGQLGDIRIPYTGPGDFHAWYQVWLDGRWWNVDARHNKPRPGRVLMAVGRDAADVAITTSFGRADLKHFYVESNELDEQGNLVPLPGGRPAKVETPGV; encoded by the coding sequence ATGTTTCTCAAATCTGAGTTCGATATCCAGTTCCATCTTCCTGAAGCGACGCCGATGCTCGCCTTGCTGCACGTGCATCCGTCTCTTGAATCGGGGCTGATGACCGGAGATGCCCTCAGGGTGGAACACCTCGAAGGTGAAGCTCCCACCGAGCTTTTGGTCGAAGAGTTTCTCGATGCCTTCGGCAATCGCTGCTCGCGGTTTGCTGCGCCAGCCGGGCGGATTCGTCTCAGCGGTTGCAATACTCTTTCGGTAGACGCCGAGCCAGACGCACAGCCTGTCCTTGCGCGGCAGAGCCCGGTCGAAGATCTGCCGCCAGAGGTGTTGCAGTTTCTTCTGGCCAGCCGCTACTGCCAGGTCGACCTTTTTGGCGGCGTTGCGCAGGACCTCTTCGGCTACACGCTTCCGGGATGGCAACGGGTTGCGGCGATTCGCGATTGGGTGAATTGGAAGGTCGCGTTCAACTATCAGACCGCGCGCTCGACCAAGACGGCGATGGATGTCTTTACGGAACGCGTGGGCGTCTGCCGCGACTTTCAGCATCTTGCGATTACGCTGACGCGCTGCATGAATATTCCCGCGCGTTACGTGATGGGGCAGCTTGGAGACATTCGCATTCCCTACACGGGACCGGGTGACTTCCATGCGTGGTATCAGGTATGGCTCGATGGCAGATGGTGGAATGTGGACGCACGCCATAACAAGCCTCGTCCCGGACGTGTGCTGATGGCGGTCGGTCGCGACGCAGCCGATGTCGCGATCACGACCAGTTTCGGACGTGCGGACCTCAAGCACTTTTACGTGGAGTCGAACGAACTCGACGAGCAGGGCAATCTGGTGCCACTGCCAGGCGGCAGGCCGGCAAAGGTCGAAACGCCAGGAGTATAA
- the metK gene encoding methionine adenosyltransferase: protein MSTSTDRFLFTSESVTEGHPDKIADQISDAILDACLAQDPYSRVACETLTCTGLVVVAGEITTKAYVDFQTVVRDTVKEIGYDDALKGFDSNTCAVISTINRQSPDIAQGVDTGGAGDQGMMFGYATNETPELMPTPISLAHKLALKLSEVRKSGKMGYLRPDGKSQVTVEYDSNHKPVRVDAVVISTQHAEEVGNEQLRAEVLEHVIQAVIPAELLDADTKYHINPTGRFVIGGPMGDSGLTGRKIIVDTYGGMGRHGGGAFSGKDSTKVDRSAAYMARYIAKNIVASGLADRCEVQLAYAIGVADPVSIRVDTFGTGKIGEPRLVELVRENFKLTPKGIIESLDLRRPIFKKTAAYGHFGRTGDTFTWEATDKAAALKAGAVAELAAK from the coding sequence ATAAGATCGCCGATCAGATTTCAGACGCGATTCTCGACGCCTGCCTCGCACAGGACCCCTACAGCCGTGTAGCCTGCGAAACCCTGACCTGCACCGGCCTCGTCGTTGTTGCCGGTGAGATCACCACGAAGGCCTATGTTGATTTCCAGACAGTGGTGCGCGATACGGTCAAGGAAATCGGCTATGACGACGCGCTCAAGGGCTTCGACTCGAACACCTGCGCGGTGATTTCGACCATCAACCGCCAGTCGCCCGACATCGCTCAGGGCGTGGATACCGGCGGCGCCGGCGACCAGGGCATGATGTTCGGCTACGCCACCAACGAGACCCCGGAGCTGATGCCGACACCGATCTCGCTGGCGCACAAGCTGGCACTGAAGCTCAGCGAAGTCCGCAAGTCGGGCAAGATGGGTTATCTGCGGCCTGACGGCAAGAGCCAGGTCACCGTGGAGTATGACTCCAACCACAAGCCGGTTCGTGTGGATGCGGTCGTCATCTCGACCCAGCACGCTGAGGAAGTCGGCAACGAGCAGTTGCGCGCCGAGGTTCTGGAGCACGTGATCCAGGCCGTTATCCCCGCCGAGTTGCTGGATGCGGACACCAAGTACCACATCAACCCGACGGGCCGCTTCGTAATCGGTGGACCGATGGGCGACTCCGGCCTGACCGGACGCAAGATCATCGTCGACACCTACGGCGGCATGGGCCGTCATGGCGGCGGAGCGTTCTCGGGTAAGGATTCGACCAAGGTCGATCGCTCGGCCGCATACATGGCGCGCTACATCGCGAAGAACATCGTGGCCTCCGGCCTCGCGGACCGTTGCGAGGTGCAGTTGGCCTACGCGATCGGTGTGGCCGATCCGGTCAGCATTCGTGTGGACACCTTTGGAACAGGCAAGATCGGCGAGCCGCGTCTGGTTGAGCTGGTGCGCGAGAACTTCAAGCTGACGCCGAAGGGCATCATCGAGAGCCTGGACCTGCGCCGTCCGATCTTCAAGAAGACCGCAGCTTATGGCCACTTCGGCCGTACCGGCGACACCTTCACCTGGGAAGCCACCGACAAGGCAGCCGCACTGAAGGCTGGTGCTGTAGCCGAGTTGGCAGCGAAGTAG